In Kitasatospora gansuensis, a genomic segment contains:
- a CDS encoding glutamine synthetase family protein, which produces MNSAPSRAERAAQARLAAARLTGEGVDGVATSWVDNAGISRVKTFPVRQLEHAAEWGVGAAPCFDVFLLDDSMTSSAFSQGPDGDLRLIPDLDRLVPLAAQPGWAWAPADRYAQDGTPHPGCQRRFARRMVAAAGRRGLTVQAGIEVEWVLTDATGAPATTAPAYGLHRFADLSDYLRDVLRALTEQQLTVLQLHPEYAPGQFEVSVAPEGPVGAADTTVLVRHTIRAVSARHGLRATFAPALTPDGVGNGGHLHFSLWRDGQNLGHGGPGPHGLHPEAEHFLAGVLEHLPALLALGAPSVASYLRLQPGRWSGPFRCWGLENREAALRLIKGSTAGQANAEVKCFDATANPYLMIGGVLAAGLDGLDTGKPLPGEVNGDPAALGTVERLPAALAETLAAFEPSVLLREALGAQLHAAVLAVRQGEVELLADRTPEQIIAATVDRY; this is translated from the coding sequence ATGAACAGCGCCCCGTCCCGCGCCGAGCGGGCTGCCCAGGCCAGGCTGGCCGCTGCCCGGCTGACCGGTGAAGGTGTCGACGGGGTGGCGACCAGTTGGGTCGACAATGCCGGGATCAGCCGGGTGAAGACCTTCCCGGTACGGCAGTTGGAGCACGCGGCCGAGTGGGGCGTGGGTGCGGCGCCGTGCTTCGACGTGTTCCTGCTGGACGACTCGATGACCAGCAGCGCGTTCAGCCAGGGCCCGGACGGGGACCTCCGGCTGATCCCGGACCTGGACCGGCTGGTCCCGCTGGCCGCCCAGCCCGGCTGGGCGTGGGCCCCGGCGGACCGGTACGCGCAGGACGGCACGCCGCACCCGGGCTGCCAACGCCGGTTCGCCCGGCGGATGGTGGCGGCGGCCGGGCGGCGCGGCCTCACCGTGCAGGCCGGGATCGAGGTCGAGTGGGTGCTCACCGACGCCACCGGGGCCCCGGCCACCACCGCGCCCGCGTACGGGCTGCACCGGTTCGCCGACCTCTCCGACTATCTGCGGGACGTGCTCCGCGCGCTGACGGAGCAGCAGTTGACGGTGCTTCAGCTGCACCCCGAGTACGCACCGGGCCAGTTCGAGGTCTCGGTCGCGCCGGAGGGCCCGGTCGGCGCGGCCGACACCACCGTGCTGGTCCGCCACACCATCCGGGCGGTGTCGGCCCGGCACGGCCTGCGGGCCACCTTCGCCCCCGCGCTCACCCCCGACGGGGTCGGCAACGGCGGCCACCTGCACTTCAGCCTCTGGCGCGACGGCCAGAACCTCGGCCACGGCGGCCCCGGCCCGCACGGCCTGCACCCGGAGGCCGAGCACTTCCTGGCCGGCGTACTGGAGCACCTGCCCGCGCTGCTCGCCCTCGGCGCACCGAGCGTCGCCAGCTACCTGCGGCTGCAACCCGGCCGCTGGTCGGGCCCGTTCCGCTGCTGGGGCCTGGAGAACCGGGAGGCCGCCCTCCGGCTGATCAAGGGCTCCACCGCCGGGCAGGCCAACGCCGAGGTCAAGTGCTTCGACGCCACCGCCAACCCCTACCTGATGATCGGCGGAGTGCTCGCCGCCGGACTCGACGGCCTGGACACCGGAAAGCCCCTCCCCGGCGAGGTGAACGGCGATCCGGCCGCCCTCGGCACCGTCGAACGGCTGCCCGCGGCCCTCGCCGAGACGCTGGCCGCCTTCGAACCGTCTGTGCTGCTCCGTGAAGCCCTCGGCGCCCAACTCCACGCCGCCGTCCTCGCCGTCCGCCAGGGCGAGGTCGAACTCCTCGCCGACCGCACCCCCGAACAGATCATCGCGGCGACGGTCGACAGGTACTGA
- a CDS encoding SCO4402 family protein, translating to MTDHGIEFPAYRLHVVPAVLSLANPPWQRDVWLRGEEFEDLDYVVHVLFDDFCDANRPEPWLGKSLRTREEVVLMQQLGAAYSAVQEAVGADAADAVYLAHAGWPAVVTAAGRLAQVMVVNDLNALALLHEEGHRWPPGRDTASHGS from the coding sequence GTGACAGATCACGGCATTGAGTTCCCCGCATACCGCCTGCACGTGGTGCCGGCCGTGCTCTCCCTCGCGAATCCGCCCTGGCAGCGGGATGTATGGCTGCGGGGCGAGGAGTTCGAGGACCTGGACTACGTGGTGCATGTCCTGTTCGACGACTTCTGCGATGCGAACCGCCCGGAACCGTGGCTGGGCAAGAGCCTGCGCACGCGCGAGGAGGTGGTCCTGATGCAGCAGCTCGGGGCCGCGTACTCAGCGGTGCAGGAGGCGGTCGGGGCAGACGCCGCCGACGCGGTCTACCTCGCGCATGCGGGTTGGCCGGCAGTGGTCACGGCGGCCGGCAGGTTGGCCCAGGTGATGGTGGTCAACGACCTGAACGCCCTTGCGCTGCTTCACGAGGAAGGCCATCGCTGGCCGCCGGGCCGGGACACGGCGTCCCACGGCAGCTGA
- a CDS encoding glycoside hydrolase family 48 protein, which yields MSPPTSRSSRLSALGAALTLLAAGLSTMVGTPASAAVIQCAVDYSTNDWGSGFTANVKINNVGTAALNGWTLTYAYTGNQALSGSGWNGDWTQSGKNVTVSSLSWNATIAPGGNATPGANFSYSGSNAAPTSFAVNGTTCAGAHQPPVTTLTSPAPGASYAAGAAIPLAATATASDGASISKVEFYDNATLLATDTSAPYSFSWAGAASGSHSVYAKAYDSTGATGESAPSGITVASGPAITATPVSLSVTQGKTGTFTVKLSAQPTANVTVTTTRTSGNTGLTVSGGASLTFTPANWATAQTVTLTADATGTGSATFTAAATGHTAAAVTVTELAAGTGVYNDRFLQLYTKLKDPANGYFSPEGIPYHSVETLLVEAPDHGHQTTSEAYSYLLWLEAQYGRVSKDWSKFNAAWTLMETYMIPTHADQPTNSFYNAAKPATYAPEMPLPGDYPAPLNTSVTAGQDPIAAELSSAYGTSDIYGMHWLQDVDNVYGFGNAPGKCEAGPADTGPSYINTYQRGSQESVWETIPQPTCDKFAYGGKNGFLDLFVKDNSYAKQWKFTDAPDADARAVQAAYWADTWAKAQGNGGQVSATVAKAGKMGDYLRYSFFDKYFKKIGNCVGASTCPAGSGKDSSHYLLSWYYAWGGATDTNSGWAWRIGDGAAHGGYQNPMAAYALVNDPALAPKSATGKADWATSLTRQVEFIQWLQSSEGAISGGATNSWEGSYATPPANTPTFYGMYYDEAPVYHDPPSNQWFGFQTWGLERVAEYYYASGDAKAKAVLDKWVTWALSKTTFNADGTYQIPSTLAWSGKPDSWNATAPGANTGLHVSVVDYTKDVGVAGSYAKLLSYYAAKSGNAAAKTAAQKLLDGMWGNHQDALGIAVPETRTDYIRFKDSVSVPSGWTGTMPNGDPVNSSSTFLSMRSFYKNDPAFAKVQAYLDGGPAPVFTYHRFWAQADIATAMATYGELFG from the coding sequence ATGTCACCGCCCACCTCTCGCAGTTCCCGCTTGTCCGCACTCGGCGCAGCCCTCACGCTGCTGGCCGCCGGACTCAGCACGATGGTCGGTACCCCGGCCTCGGCGGCCGTGATCCAGTGCGCCGTCGACTACTCCACGAACGACTGGGGTAGCGGTTTCACCGCCAACGTGAAGATCAACAACGTCGGGACCGCTGCTCTCAACGGCTGGACCCTGACCTACGCCTACACCGGCAACCAGGCCCTCTCCGGCAGCGGCTGGAACGGCGACTGGACCCAGAGCGGCAAGAACGTCACCGTCAGCAGCCTGTCCTGGAACGCCACCATCGCCCCCGGCGGCAACGCCACCCCGGGCGCCAACTTCAGCTACTCCGGCAGCAACGCGGCGCCCACCTCCTTCGCGGTCAACGGCACCACCTGCGCCGGCGCCCACCAGCCGCCGGTCACCACGCTCACCAGCCCGGCGCCCGGGGCGAGTTACGCCGCCGGGGCCGCCATCCCGCTGGCCGCCACGGCGACCGCGAGCGACGGCGCGAGCATCAGCAAGGTGGAGTTCTACGACAACGCCACCCTGCTGGCCACCGACACCAGTGCGCCGTACTCCTTCAGTTGGGCCGGTGCCGCCTCCGGCAGCCACTCGGTCTACGCCAAGGCGTACGACAGCACCGGTGCGACCGGCGAGTCCGCCCCGTCGGGCATCACGGTGGCGTCCGGGCCGGCCATCACCGCCACCCCGGTCAGCCTCTCGGTCACCCAGGGCAAGACCGGTACCTTCACGGTGAAGCTCTCCGCCCAGCCCACCGCCAATGTCACGGTGACCACCACCCGTACCTCGGGCAACACCGGACTGACCGTCAGCGGCGGCGCGAGCCTGACCTTCACGCCCGCCAACTGGGCCACCGCGCAGACCGTCACGCTCACCGCCGACGCGACCGGCACCGGCTCGGCGACCTTCACCGCCGCCGCCACCGGCCACACCGCCGCCGCCGTCACGGTGACCGAGCTGGCCGCCGGCACCGGCGTGTACAACGACCGCTTCCTGCAGCTCTACACCAAGCTGAAGGACCCGGCGAACGGCTACTTCTCACCCGAGGGCATCCCGTACCACTCGGTGGAGACCCTGCTGGTGGAGGCGCCCGACCACGGGCACCAGACCACTTCGGAGGCCTACAGCTACCTGCTCTGGCTGGAGGCCCAGTACGGCCGGGTCAGCAAGGACTGGTCCAAGTTCAACGCGGCGTGGACGCTCATGGAGACGTACATGATCCCCACCCACGCGGACCAGCCGACCAACAGCTTCTACAACGCGGCCAAGCCCGCCACCTACGCTCCCGAGATGCCGCTGCCGGGCGACTACCCGGCGCCGCTGAACACCTCGGTGACGGCGGGTCAGGACCCGATCGCGGCCGAGCTGTCCAGCGCGTACGGCACCAGTGACATCTACGGCATGCACTGGCTGCAGGACGTCGACAACGTCTACGGCTTCGGCAACGCGCCCGGCAAGTGCGAGGCCGGGCCGGCCGACACCGGGCCGTCGTACATCAACACCTACCAGCGCGGTTCGCAGGAGTCGGTCTGGGAGACCATCCCGCAGCCGACCTGCGACAAGTTCGCCTACGGCGGCAAGAACGGCTTCCTGGACCTGTTCGTCAAGGACAACTCCTACGCCAAGCAGTGGAAGTTCACCGACGCCCCGGACGCCGACGCGCGTGCCGTCCAGGCCGCCTACTGGGCGGACACCTGGGCCAAGGCCCAGGGCAACGGCGGCCAGGTCTCGGCCACCGTCGCCAAGGCCGGCAAGATGGGCGACTACCTGCGGTACTCGTTCTTCGACAAGTACTTCAAGAAGATCGGCAACTGCGTCGGCGCCTCCACCTGCCCGGCGGGCAGCGGCAAGGACTCCTCGCACTACCTGCTCTCCTGGTACTACGCCTGGGGCGGCGCGACCGACACCAACTCCGGCTGGGCCTGGCGGATCGGCGACGGGGCCGCGCACGGCGGCTACCAGAACCCGATGGCCGCGTACGCGCTGGTGAACGACCCGGCGCTGGCCCCCAAGTCGGCCACCGGCAAGGCGGACTGGGCCACCAGCCTGACCCGCCAGGTCGAGTTCATCCAGTGGCTGCAGTCCAGCGAGGGCGCCATCTCCGGTGGGGCGACCAACAGCTGGGAGGGCAGCTACGCCACCCCGCCCGCCAACACCCCGACCTTCTACGGGATGTACTACGACGAGGCGCCGGTCTACCACGACCCGCCGAGCAACCAGTGGTTCGGCTTCCAGACCTGGGGTCTGGAGCGGGTCGCCGAGTACTACTACGCCAGCGGTGACGCCAAGGCCAAGGCCGTCCTCGACAAGTGGGTCACCTGGGCGCTGAGCAAGACCACCTTCAACGCCGACGGCACCTACCAGATCCCGTCCACGCTGGCCTGGAGCGGCAAGCCGGACAGCTGGAACGCCACCGCACCCGGCGCCAACACCGGTCTGCACGTGAGCGTGGTCGACTACACCAAGGACGTCGGGGTGGCCGGCTCGTACGCCAAGCTGCTCTCGTACTACGCGGCGAAGTCCGGCAACGCGGCCGCCAAGACGGCGGCGCAGAAGCTGCTGGACGGGATGTGGGGCAACCACCAGGACGCGCTGGGCATCGCGGTGCCGGAGACCCGGACGGACTACATCCGGTTCAAGGACTCGGTCTCGGTGCCCTCGGGCTGGACCGGGACGATGCCGAACGGCGACCCGGTCAACTCCAGCTCCACCTTCCTCTCGATGCGTTCCTTCTACAAGAACGACCCCGCCTTCGCCAAGGTCCAGGCCTACCTGGACGGCGGTCCCGCACCGGTCTTCACCTACCACCGGTTCTGGGCCCAGGCGGACATCGCGACCGCGATGGCCACCTACGGTGAGCTGTTCGGGTAA
- a CDS encoding TetR/AcrR family transcriptional regulator, whose translation MTVTAAEKATAPRLRADASRNRARIIEAAREAFVEQGPDVPLDEIARRAGVGNATVYRNFADRRDLIHHVALSVMHKMTGHARAAMAEEPDAFAAVTRFTHAAADERISALCPLISQHGDPGDPELEQAGEQLKDTVVELVTRAQQAGLFRADVGPGDYLATVAQITRPLPGSDCMSVDGFVHRHLQILLDGMRAPARSELPGRAVTMEDLRRST comes from the coding sequence ATGACTGTCACCGCCGCCGAGAAGGCGACCGCGCCACGCCTACGGGCCGACGCCTCGCGCAATCGGGCGCGCATCATCGAGGCCGCCCGGGAGGCCTTCGTCGAGCAGGGGCCGGACGTCCCGCTCGACGAGATCGCCCGCCGGGCCGGCGTCGGCAACGCGACGGTCTACCGCAACTTCGCCGACCGGCGCGACCTGATCCACCACGTCGCCCTCTCGGTGATGCACAAGATGACCGGTCACGCCCGGGCCGCGATGGCCGAGGAGCCGGACGCGTTCGCGGCGGTCACCCGCTTCACGCACGCGGCCGCCGACGAGCGGATCAGCGCGCTCTGCCCGTTGATCTCGCAGCACGGCGACCCAGGCGACCCCGAGCTGGAGCAGGCGGGTGAGCAGCTGAAGGACACCGTGGTCGAGCTGGTCACCCGGGCCCAGCAGGCCGGGCTGTTCCGCGCCGACGTCGGCCCCGGCGACTACCTCGCCACCGTCGCGCAGATCACCCGGCCGCTGCCCGGCAGCGACTGCATGTCGGTGGACGGCTTCGTCCACCGCCACCTCCAGATCCTGCTCGACGGGATGCGGGCCCCGGCCCGCTCCGAGCTGCCAGGTCGCGCCGTGACCATGGAGGACCTCCGCCGATCCACCTGA
- a CDS encoding cellulose binding domain-containing protein, which produces MSLRHTALALGAALAATAALVGPIAGSSSAAAVACTVDYSTNDWGSGFTANVKINNVGTAALNGWTLSYAYSGNQTLSGSGWNGTWTQSGKNVTVSALSWNANIAPGGSATPGANFSYSGANSAPTSFAVNGVTCNGLPSPSPSSSPSPSSSPSPSPSPSPSPTTPAGAAPDLRVSGNSLVNAAGSPVVLHGVNRSGTEYMCVQGYGFFDGPVDAASIAAIKSWKVNAVRVPLNEDCWLGQSNVNPAYGGANYRATIKGWVDSLRTAGLTPIVEMHWSRGQYTGNSSGCSDTNATCQKPMPGANAAPFWSSVAETFKGTGSVVFDLFNEPYPDRSESSLAQGWLCWRDGGSACPGIGYQVSGMQTLVNTVRATGATNVILLGGLAYSNDLGQWLAHKPTDPTGNLGAAWHVYNFNTCSTAACWNSTLAPVAAQVPLIAGEIGENTCGHAFIDQVMSWLDSKKLSYLGWTWNTWNCSSGPALITSYDGTPTAFGSGLRDHLLGLG; this is translated from the coding sequence ATGTCCCTGCGCCACACCGCGCTCGCCCTCGGGGCCGCGCTGGCCGCCACGGCCGCACTGGTCGGACCGATCGCCGGCTCGTCCTCGGCCGCCGCCGTCGCCTGTACCGTCGACTACTCCACGAACGACTGGGGCAGCGGCTTCACCGCCAACGTGAAGATCAACAACGTCGGGACCGCCGCCCTCAACGGCTGGACCCTCAGCTACGCGTACAGCGGGAACCAGACCCTCTCCGGCAGTGGCTGGAACGGCACCTGGACCCAGAGCGGCAAGAACGTCACCGTCAGCGCTCTGTCCTGGAACGCGAACATCGCTCCCGGTGGCAGCGCCACACCCGGAGCCAACTTCAGCTACAGCGGGGCGAATTCGGCTCCCACGTCCTTCGCGGTCAACGGGGTGACGTGCAACGGGCTGCCTTCGCCGTCGCCTTCCTCGTCGCCGTCGCCGTCGTCCTCGCCTTCGCCTTCGCCCTCGCCGTCACCTTCGCCGACCACGCCCGCTGGAGCTGCCCCCGACCTCCGGGTCTCCGGTAACTCCCTGGTCAACGCGGCCGGTTCGCCGGTCGTGCTGCACGGCGTCAACCGCTCCGGCACCGAGTACATGTGCGTCCAGGGGTACGGCTTCTTCGACGGCCCGGTGGACGCCGCCTCGATCGCCGCGATCAAGAGCTGGAAGGTGAACGCCGTCCGGGTCCCGCTCAACGAGGACTGCTGGCTCGGTCAGTCGAACGTCAACCCGGCCTACGGCGGCGCCAACTACCGGGCCACGATCAAGGGTTGGGTCGACTCGCTGCGCACCGCCGGACTGACCCCGATCGTCGAGATGCACTGGAGCCGGGGGCAGTACACCGGCAACTCCTCCGGCTGCTCCGACACCAACGCCACCTGCCAGAAGCCGATGCCGGGCGCCAACGCGGCCCCGTTCTGGAGCTCGGTCGCCGAGACCTTCAAGGGCACCGGCTCGGTGGTGTTCGACCTGTTCAACGAGCCGTACCCGGACCGCTCCGAGTCCTCGCTCGCCCAGGGCTGGCTCTGCTGGCGGGACGGCGGCAGCGCCTGCCCCGGCATCGGCTACCAGGTGAGCGGCATGCAGACCCTGGTGAACACCGTCCGGGCCACCGGCGCCACCAACGTCATCCTGCTCGGCGGCCTGGCCTACTCCAACGACCTCGGCCAGTGGCTCGCCCACAAGCCGACCGACCCGACCGGCAATCTCGGCGCGGCCTGGCACGTCTACAACTTCAACACCTGCTCCACGGCCGCCTGTTGGAACTCCACCCTGGCCCCGGTCGCGGCCCAGGTCCCGCTGATCGCCGGTGAGATCGGCGAGAACACCTGCGGCCACGCCTTCATCGACCAGGTGATGTCCTGGCTCGACAGCAAGAAGCTCTCCTACCTCGGCTGGACCTGGAACACCTGGAACTGCAGCTCCGGCCCGGCTCTGATCACCAGCTACGACGGCACCCCGACCGCCTTCGGCAGCGGCCTCCGCGACCACCTCCTCGGCCTCGGCTAG
- a CDS encoding MXAN_6230/SCO0854 family RING domain-containing protein produces MSRDLDTLLLHRQGLVAVPTRPGAEPDRRSRDGLAVLESDLALRGYRLTAPLYAALARQSPVSLKQTGTDLLRRIDLLTGNERPHRPLFRGFPDHVSDDAHGLLSARMRAYLHNQADLACSWCELESSVEVLAPCGHLVCGDCQDGTYCPLCGTKLTAARARLAVRLPFTARAPQATRDIPAGAVLRFLRLAVDPAEAASVELGRLLARQLPLSPQDREDLAVLLDNAPADPGSWLPEAIPVRETKATVLAELLHRDLPGTLPELAARLGTATDVLRLLWAWSGAEPDLLADKPPRLRGVPRPLRRALLAALDALPLAGAAEDMLRHRAAWQRAGEALHPYEYHRRFPNAAAAFAVVRGTDLLQHPLGDALLTASLPTAGTAGGRNRLTVTTFASRVEAALATGDVPGALALLSHRPGELARRLHHLLRTHHRWAPDAPCPPELLATLPEVLRKVAPGPLLGAYGRLRAPRPDNERRLYFPRGHTAHSHARTDWGAALPARLSSPVCALIEAELLRRAAGHGRFDLAVLDEELTGLTAPAAERASARSLVAMPRGSVLPLPDGGRLRLFLYWLQPKGVRVDLDLSVAFYDADWALTGLCDYTKLVHGARTAVHSGDFTSAPNGATEFVDLDLAGLAGAGARYAVVVVFSFNDIAFDELPDAYTGFMSLGEPGRSAGPLDPKHVTQRLDLAGAAKVAVPMIIDLAERQWTWTDLNLGGTGGVHDVRRHSGRLGVLASDVLHHFTPGSRATLADLALATAAATTDQVLIRSGATVATYHRAPDEPVAAFATRIRDRHHPNHTGPFDPTTLTDRHAFLALLNADLPTTPSLTGTLYRLYPGTLDATLGLDRLTAADLVSRFGPEA; encoded by the coding sequence ATGAGCCGCGATCTCGACACACTCCTGCTGCACCGCCAGGGCCTGGTCGCCGTCCCGACCCGCCCCGGCGCCGAACCGGACCGGCGCAGCCGGGACGGGCTGGCCGTGCTGGAGTCCGACCTCGCCCTCCGCGGCTACCGGCTCACCGCCCCGCTGTACGCCGCACTCGCCCGGCAGAGCCCGGTCTCGCTCAAGCAGACCGGCACCGACCTGCTCCGCCGGATCGACCTGCTGACCGGCAACGAGCGCCCGCACCGGCCGCTGTTCCGGGGTTTCCCCGACCACGTGTCGGACGACGCGCACGGGCTCCTCTCGGCCCGGATGCGCGCCTACCTGCACAACCAGGCCGATCTGGCCTGCAGTTGGTGCGAGCTCGAGTCCTCGGTGGAGGTGCTCGCGCCGTGCGGGCACCTGGTCTGCGGGGACTGCCAGGACGGCACGTACTGCCCGCTCTGCGGCACGAAGCTGACCGCCGCCCGGGCGCGGCTCGCAGTCCGGCTGCCCTTCACCGCCCGTGCCCCGCAGGCCACTCGCGACATCCCGGCCGGTGCGGTGCTGCGCTTCCTTCGGCTGGCCGTCGATCCGGCCGAAGCCGCCTCGGTGGAGCTGGGCCGGCTGCTCGCCCGGCAGCTCCCGCTCAGCCCGCAGGATCGTGAGGACCTCGCCGTCCTGCTCGACAACGCGCCTGCCGATCCCGGTAGTTGGCTGCCCGAGGCGATCCCGGTCCGGGAGACCAAGGCCACCGTGCTGGCCGAACTCCTGCACCGCGACCTGCCCGGCACCCTGCCCGAGCTGGCCGCCCGCCTCGGCACCGCCACCGACGTGCTGCGGCTGCTCTGGGCCTGGTCCGGCGCCGAGCCCGACCTGCTGGCCGACAAGCCGCCGCGGCTGCGGGGCGTCCCGCGCCCGCTCCGTCGGGCCCTGCTCGCCGCCCTGGACGCACTGCCGCTCGCCGGAGCGGCCGAGGACATGCTGCGCCACCGCGCCGCCTGGCAGCGCGCGGGCGAGGCGCTGCACCCGTACGAGTACCACCGCCGGTTCCCGAACGCGGCCGCCGCCTTCGCGGTGGTCCGGGGCACCGACCTGCTCCAACACCCGCTGGGTGACGCCCTGTTGACCGCCTCGCTGCCCACCGCGGGCACCGCCGGCGGGCGGAACCGACTGACCGTCACCACCTTCGCCTCCCGGGTCGAGGCCGCGCTCGCCACCGGCGACGTACCCGGCGCCCTCGCCCTGCTGAGCCACCGCCCCGGCGAACTGGCCCGGCGACTGCACCACCTGCTCCGCACCCACCACCGCTGGGCCCCCGACGCGCCCTGCCCGCCCGAGCTGCTCGCCACCCTCCCGGAGGTCCTGCGCAAGGTCGCCCCCGGGCCGCTGCTCGGCGCGTACGGCCGGCTGCGCGCGCCCCGCCCGGACAACGAGCGCCGGCTGTACTTCCCGCGCGGCCACACCGCGCACTCGCACGCCCGTACCGACTGGGGCGCCGCGCTGCCCGCGCGGCTCAGCTCGCCGGTCTGCGCGCTGATCGAGGCCGAGCTGCTGCGCCGGGCGGCCGGTCACGGGCGGTTCGATCTCGCCGTGCTGGACGAGGAGTTGACCGGTCTGACCGCTCCGGCCGCGGAGCGGGCCAGCGCCCGTTCGCTGGTCGCGATGCCGCGCGGCAGCGTGCTGCCGCTGCCGGACGGTGGTCGGCTGCGGCTCTTCCTGTACTGGCTCCAGCCCAAGGGCGTCCGGGTCGACCTCGACCTCTCGGTGGCGTTCTACGACGCGGACTGGGCGCTCACCGGCCTGTGTGACTACACCAAGCTGGTGCACGGCGCCCGGACGGCGGTCCACTCCGGCGACTTCACCTCGGCGCCGAACGGCGCGACCGAGTTCGTCGACCTCGACCTGGCCGGGCTGGCCGGCGCCGGCGCCCGGTACGCCGTGGTCGTGGTGTTCAGCTTCAACGACATCGCCTTCGATGAACTCCCGGACGCCTACACCGGTTTCATGAGCCTGGGCGAGCCCGGCCGGTCGGCGGGCCCGCTCGACCCCAAGCACGTCACCCAGCGGCTCGACCTGGCGGGCGCCGCCAAGGTGGCCGTCCCGATGATCATCGACCTGGCCGAACGCCAGTGGACCTGGACCGACCTCAACCTCGGCGGCACCGGCGGCGTCCACGACGTCCGCCGCCACTCCGGCCGCCTCGGCGTGCTCGCCTCCGACGTCCTGCACCACTTCACCCCCGGCAGCCGGGCCACCCTCGCCGACCTGGCCCTCGCCACCGCGGCCGCCACCACCGACCAGGTCCTGATCCGCTCCGGCGCCACCGTAGCCACCTACCACCGCGCCCCGGACGAGCCCGTCGCCGCCTTCGCCACCCGCATCCGCGACCGCCACCACCCCAACCACACCGGCCCGTTCGACCCCACCACCCTCACCGACCGCCACGCCTTCCTGGCCCTCCTGAACGCCGACCTCCCCACCACTCCCTCCCTCACCGGCACCCTCTACCGCCTCTACCCGGGCACCCTCGACGCCACCCTTGGTCTCGACCGCCTCACCGCCGCCGACCTGGTCAGCCGCTTCGGGCCGGAGGCGTAG
- a CDS encoding amidohydrolase family protein, with amino-acid sequence MIDQHCHSITLADLDDSAFASLLTESDRPPAPGISPFDSSLGLAVRRWCPPALGLPAHAPMADYLARRRELGPAEAARRLLAATGISHCLVDTGLTIAAGHPLLPLPDLASLSGAQVREVVRLESIAEPVDTSPADWAHAVESALRTATASAVAVKSVLAYRHGLAIPAERPSPPEVAHAAATHRPGRRLTDPVLLRQLLWTAVDLGLPIQLHTGFGDPDLTLHRADPSLLTDFIRAVEPTATPLVLLHTYPYHRQAAWLAQSFPHVYADLGLTLSYTGPRAATVLGEMLELTPFAKLLFSTDAYGLPELYTVGAAQYRHALHRTLTTWQSDGACTAADATRIAGLVSTENSRRLYGL; translated from the coding sequence GTGATCGACCAGCACTGTCACAGCATCACCCTCGCCGACCTCGACGACAGCGCCTTCGCGAGCCTGCTCACCGAGTCCGACCGCCCACCCGCGCCCGGGATCTCACCTTTCGACAGCTCGCTCGGCCTGGCGGTCCGCCGCTGGTGCCCACCGGCCCTCGGCCTCCCCGCGCACGCCCCGATGGCCGACTACCTCGCCCGCCGCCGCGAACTCGGCCCCGCCGAAGCCGCCCGCCGCCTGCTCGCCGCAACCGGCATCAGCCACTGCCTGGTCGACACCGGCCTCACCATCGCGGCCGGTCACCCGCTGCTGCCGTTGCCGGACCTCGCCTCGCTCTCCGGCGCCCAAGTCCGGGAAGTGGTACGGCTGGAGAGCATCGCCGAACCGGTCGACACCTCGCCCGCCGACTGGGCGCACGCCGTCGAGTCGGCCCTCCGCACGGCCACCGCCTCCGCCGTCGCGGTCAAGTCCGTCCTCGCCTACCGCCACGGCCTCGCCATCCCGGCCGAACGCCCCTCCCCGCCGGAGGTCGCCCACGCCGCCGCCACCCACCGCCCGGGCCGCCGCCTGACCGACCCGGTCCTGCTCCGCCAACTCCTCTGGACCGCCGTCGACTTGGGCCTGCCGATCCAACTCCACACCGGCTTCGGCGACCCCGACCTGACTCTCCACCGCGCCGACCCGTCCCTGCTCACCGACTTCATCCGAGCCGTCGAACCGACCGCCACCCCGCTCGTCCTGCTGCACACCTACCCGTACCACCGCCAGGCCGCCTGGCTCGCCCAGTCCTTCCCCCACGTCTACGCCGACCTCGGCCTGACCCTCTCCTACACCGGCCCCCGCGCCGCCACCGTCCTCGGCGAAATGCTCGAACTCACCCCGTTCGCCAAACTGCTGTTCTCCACCGACGCCTACGGCCTCCCCGAGCTCTACACCGTCGGCGCCGCCCAGTACCGCCACGCCCTGCACCGCACCCTCACCACCTGGCAGTCCGACGGCGCCTGCACGGCGGCGGATGCCACCCGGATCGCCGGCCTCGTCTCGACGGAGAACTCCCGGCGCTTGTACGGCCTCTGA